In Rhodococcus pseudokoreensis, the DNA window CATCACCTGGACGCAAGAGGCGATCGAAGGTCTCGGAGTCCGAACCGACCTGAAGACCGCACTCGGAATCTTCGGCATGGGCACGACCGCCGGATACAAGGCTGCCAAGCGTGGCGACCTGCCCTTTCCTGTC includes these proteins:
- a CDS encoding DNA-binding protein, whose protein sequence is MLSNSIDMNITWTQEAIEGLGVRTDLKTALGIFGMGTTAGYKAAKRGDLPFPVLTIGRKYVVPVAGLLKALGIDADDKIPAA